A genomic stretch from Desulfolutivibrio sulfodismutans DSM 3696 includes:
- a CDS encoding GNAT family N-acetyltransferase, whose product MFKKDPVSGVAISLATALGDDPFYRSLVVDDEDDAGTRLAVLARYFEQSIREGRDIGQVRQADDDGCAVWITSRDTERVRAAREKKLAALGRLLGPVGFANYRSMTANMERQLPPLIAESAWYLSIMGVARARQGQGLGGRLLASTLAEADSHGVMCYLETFNPRSVPFYARLGFATAKEAVEPLTRAGYQVMVRAAR is encoded by the coding sequence ATGTTCAAAAAGGATCCTGTTTCAGGCGTCGCCATATCCCTGGCGACAGCCTTGGGCGACGACCCCTTCTACCGGTCCCTTGTGGTGGATGACGAGGACGATGCCGGGACGCGCCTGGCTGTCCTGGCCCGATATTTTGAGCAGTCGATCCGCGAAGGCCGGGACATCGGGCAGGTCCGTCAGGCCGACGACGACGGATGCGCCGTGTGGATCACCAGCCGCGACACGGAACGTGTGCGGGCCGCCCGGGAGAAAAAGCTGGCGGCCCTTGGGCGGCTGCTCGGCCCTGTGGGGTTTGCCAACTACCGGTCCATGACGGCCAACATGGAACGCCAGCTTCCGCCGTTGATCGCCGAATCGGCGTGGTACCTGTCCATCATGGGGGTGGCCCGGGCCCGGCAGGGCCAGGGCCTTGGCGGGCGGCTTTTGGCGTCCACCCTGGCCGAGGCCGATTCCCACGGCGTCATGTGCTATCTGGAGACCTTCAATCCGCGCAGCGTGCCGTTTTATGCCCGGCTTGGGTTTGCGACGGCGAAGGAAGCGGTGGAGCCGCTCACCCGCGCCGGATACCAGGTGATGGTGCGGGCGGCGCGGTGA
- a CDS encoding chemotaxis protein CheW → MSADLGLKQDNELLQLVTFAISEEEFGIDILRVQEIIRIMPITKVPNSPPSVDGVINLRGRVIPVIDLRKRFGMAVKEHDNSTRIIVIEIHGMIVGFVVDGVSEVLRIQSSTVEPPPPVVAGVESEYIKGVGKLDDRLLILLDIDKLLTSEEIRHAQ, encoded by the coding sequence ATGAGCGCAGATTTGGGGCTTAAGCAGGACAACGAGTTGCTGCAACTGGTGACGTTCGCCATCTCGGAAGAGGAATTCGGCATCGATATCCTGCGGGTGCAGGAGATCATCCGGATCATGCCCATCACCAAGGTTCCGAACTCGCCGCCGTCCGTGGACGGGGTGATCAATCTGCGCGGCAGGGTGATCCCGGTCATCGATCTGCGCAAGCGCTTCGGCATGGCCGTCAAGGAACACGACAACTCCACCAGGATCATCGTGATCGAGATTCACGGCATGATCGTCGGCTTCGTGGTGGATGGCGTGTCAGAGGTGCTGCGGATTCAGTCGAGCACCGTGGAGCCGCCGCCTCCCGTGGTTGCGGGTGTGGAGTCTGAATACATCAAGGGCGTGGGCAAGCTCGACGACAGGCTGCTGATCCTGCTCGACATCGACAAGCTGCTCACCAGCGAGGAAATCCGCCACGCGCAGTGA